From the genome of Cytophagales bacterium WSM2-2:
GCTAAAACTTCGACAAGACAAAGTCGCGGCCTTGCTTACACGACATCCGGCCAGGGATAGGAGCGGAAAGCCCGAAGTGGGTGGATCATTGTGCGAGGGCCGGAATTGTAGCAATAGCCCGGCCTGCCCGACAGCGAAGGGGACGACCCCCAAGAAAATTTATCTATTCTCCTGGCAGAGTTCCACTAAAACACTATTCGTGGATTTCGGATGTATGAATGCGATTTGTTTGTTATCAGCGCCTGATTTGGGTTGCTGATTCAAAAGCGTGAACCCCTTGTCGGTGTATGATTGGATGCTGTGCTCGATGTTGGTAACTTCAAATGCGAGGTGATGAATTCCTTCGCCACGTTTGTCAATGAATTTTGCAATCGGAGAATCTGCGTTGGTGGCCTCAAGGAGCTCAATTTTTACCCCGCCGATTTCGAAGAATGAAGTTCTCACGCCTTCACTCGCCACCTCTTCAATCTTATAGTGTGATTTACCCAACAGCTTCGCGAAAAGTTTGTTTGACTCTTCGAGATTCTTTACGGCTATGCCGATGTGCTCTAATTTTTCCATACCACTGTTTCCGCTGGTTTTCTTAATTTTGGGAGAAAATTCGGGAAACTTTCCGGGCTTTCCGAAGGTTTTAACTACAGCTATGCCCAAAATTACTTTAGAAACTGCAAGTGATGCTCATGTGGAAGCGGCCAGAGTGCAGCAACAGATCAAGGACTACCTGGGTTTGCGTACCAGCGACCTGATGTTTGAATTCAGTAATCACGATGGCAAGGTGAAACTGGATTTGATCACTATCAATCCCAGGCACAACCAGTCCTTCTTGTTCCACTCGGAAACGGGCGCTGACAAGGTGGATGCGTTGAAAAAGATGTGGGATTACGTGCAGAATTACAAGGAGAAGGAAAATTCATATACGATTCAATGGAACACCAAAAGTGACAGTGAATTGCATACTTCGTATTTCAGGGCCGGAAATATCCTGGAGGCGTTGGAGAAATTATATTATGGACGAGACAGGAACACGATTACAGTTTTTAGTGTTGTATTGAATCCGATCTCTTAAATCGAAACTATGATCTTAGTAACAGAGAAAGCCAAAGAAAGAATAATGAATCTGCGTTCAGAGGAAGGCAGAACTACTGAGCATAATATTCGTGTGTCGGTAAAAGGTGGCGGATGCTCAGGACTGATGTATGATTTGGGTTTTGATGATAAAATCAATCCATCCGACCAGATTTTTGAAGATAAAGGAATCAAAATTCTTGTGGATAAGAAGAGCCTGCTTTATCTGCTAGGCACCACACTTGATTTCACCGATGGACTAAATGGAAAGGGTTTCCAGTTCATCAACCCGAATGCTTCGCGCACATGCGGCTGCGGAGAAAGTTTCTCAGTTTAATTCAATCCTTAAATAGTTGCGATGCACTTTAGCTCGATGGCTATTGGTGTCGGTAGTGCATTCACTTCAACAGTAGTCCGGCAAGGTTGGGTGGCTTTGTCAGGGAAATACTCCGCATAGATTTTATTGAATATGGCAAAGTCATTTTTCATATTGGTGAGATAGACTGTTACGTCAACCAGATTTTCCCAACGCGAACCTGAAGCCTCCAAAATAAATTTCACATTTTGAAATACGGAATGGCACTGCTCTTCGATATTGTAACTGGTAATATTCCTGCCTTCATCAAGGGTGACCCCGGGAATTTCTTTTGAACCTTTTTTTCGCGGCCCAACACCGGAAAGAAAAAGTAAGTTACCAACTCTCCTCGCATGTGGATATGAACCCACCGGGTCTGGCGCTTTATCTGAAGAAATTATTGTGTTACTCATATTATTCAATTCCAAAAACCAAACTAGCCCAGAAACTTTGCCAGTCTGCTTCTGGTTTCTCGGACGCAATCATTCGTACGGTGCTGATCATCCATGGCCCTTTGCTGCTGATAGGAAATTTAATAGTGCCATCACTTTCCGTGTACGCATTTTGAAGGATTGAATTGTCACCGATTTTGTTCCAAATTTTTACCATTTGGTGCGGCAATGGCTTACCATCGAACAACACCAGGCATTGCAGATATTCACCCGTCTTGAGGTTGTAGGGATTTTGAGAAGGGATTATCTCCACACGCATCCCGATTTTCTTTTTGAAAGTGTCATCGGTTTTATCTCCCGACTGAACCAAAAGCTTTACGTGGCGTGAATAAAACTCTTTTGAGGGTTTATCTAGAGTATTGGACTTCGTGCGAATATCCAGCACATTATCCAGGCCATCTTCTTTGAGGTAGTCATTAAATTTAGCGGCATCCAGTTCGATATAAGCAGTATTGCTCTCCATTGTTAGCAAGTGCGTACCGACTTCTGTGAATTTGAATTTCAATCTGTCTTTTTGGTCGGGCATCACCGATTTTTTCAAGTCGATCACTTTTGCCAAATGATACATGTTCAGTTTTTCAACGCGATGCTTCTTCAAGTCCCAAGGTTCTCCTTCAAAGTTCTCACCCACCATGAACTCCACCTTCATCTCTTCTCCGATCTTGTACCTGAACTTTTTTGTCTGCATCCAGAATTCGTGTGACTGCACGATTGCAAAGATTAATAAAGCCAATCCGGTTAGTACGATTTTTTTCATTATGCTTAT
Proteins encoded in this window:
- a CDS encoding endoribonuclease L-PSP — encoded protein: MSNTIISSDKAPDPVGSYPHARRVGNLLFLSGVGPRKKGSKEIPGVTLDEGRNITSYNIEEQCHSVFQNVKFILEASGSRWENLVDVTVYLTNMKNDFAIFNKIYAEYFPDKATQPCRTTVEVNALPTPIAIELKCIATI
- the sufA gene encoding iron-sulfur-binding protein → MILVTEKAKERIMNLRSEEGRTTEHNIRVSVKGGGCSGLMYDLGFDDKINPSDQIFEDKGIKILVDKKSLLYLLGTTLDFTDGLNGKGFQFINPNASRTCGCGESFSV
- a CDS encoding methylmalonyl-CoA epimerase; the encoded protein is MGIAVVKTFGKPGKFPEFSPKIKKTSGNSGMEKLEHIGIAVKNLEESNKLFAKLLGKSHYKIEEVASEGVRTSFFEIGGVKIELLEATNADSPIAKFIDKRGEGIHHLAFEVTNIEHSIQSYTDKGFTLLNQQPKSGADNKQIAFIHPKSTNSVLVELCQENR